A region of Nitrospiria bacterium DNA encodes the following proteins:
- a CDS encoding Hsp20/alpha crystallin family protein produces MPNDPFFHMKIIQNPLGLLPKALRAGGKEGRDMVGETDSPLVDIYEQSDAIVIEADLPGIEPGEVAVRLADDQVTIEGRRGQRGEGQEAGHYLRMERCFEDFRRIIHLPFAVDPKKAEAIYRQGVLVLRFPKIEDRRKRAIKIEIK; encoded by the coding sequence GTGCCGAACGATCCGTTCTTTCATATGAAGATCATCCAAAATCCCTTGGGATTGCTTCCGAAGGCCTTGCGCGCGGGAGGGAAAGAAGGCCGGGACATGGTGGGCGAGACGGATTCCCCGTTGGTGGACATCTACGAGCAATCGGATGCGATTGTGATCGAAGCCGATCTTCCGGGGATCGAACCCGGCGAGGTCGCGGTCCGTCTGGCGGACGATCAGGTGACGATCGAAGGCCGGAGAGGCCAGCGGGGCGAAGGGCAGGAAGCCGGACATTATTTGCGGATGGAGCGCTGTTTTGAAGATTTCCGCCGCATCATCCATCTTCCGTTTGCCGTGGATCCGAAGAAAGCCGAGGCCATCTATCGGCAGGGCGTTTTGGTCCTTCGCTTCCCGAAGATCGAGGACCGGCGCAAGCGGGCGATCAAGATCGAGATCAAATAA
- the coaE gene encoding dephospho-CoA kinase (Dephospho-CoA kinase (CoaE) performs the final step in coenzyme A biosynthesis.) produces the protein MLLVGLTGGIGSGKSLVAQMFKQLGAYLIDADELAHKAVEPGRGALSRIVESFGPEILNPDRTLNRAELGRIVFDHPEKRERLNSIVHPYVFMEEERLRKEIEKKDPKAVVLFDAALLIETGSYQLMDKVILVTIDRRKQIGRIMRRDGLSREEAVKRIEAQMPQTRKKSKADYIIDGGQALETIEGQVRKIYEELQSLA, from the coding sequence GTTCAAACAGTTGGGCGCTTATCTGATCGATGCGGATGAGCTGGCCCACAAAGCGGTCGAGCCCGGCCGGGGGGCTTTAAGCCGGATCGTGGAGTCCTTCGGACCGGAAATCCTAAATCCGGACCGGACGCTCAACCGGGCCGAACTGGGCCGCATCGTGTTCGACCATCCCGAAAAAAGGGAACGGCTGAACTCGATCGTTCATCCCTACGTGTTTATGGAGGAAGAGCGCCTGCGGAAGGAAATCGAGAAAAAGGATCCCAAAGCGGTCGTTTTGTTCGACGCCGCCTTGCTCATCGAGACCGGATCGTATCAGCTGATGGACAAGGTGATCCTTGTGACGATCGACCGCCGGAAACAGATCGGCCGTATTATGAGACGGGACGGACTCAGCCGGGAGGAAGCGGTCAAGCGGATCGAGGCGCAGATGCCCCAGACCCGGAAGAAAAGCAAGGCCGACTACATCATCGACGGGGGACAGGCTCTGGAAACGATCGAAGGCCAGGTACGAAAGATTTATGAAGAGCTGCAATCCCTGGCCTGA
- the galU gene encoding UTP--glucose-1-phosphate uridylyltransferase GalU, giving the protein MTSSNVIKAIIPAAGLGTRFLPATKASPKEMLPLVDKPLIQYVVEEAVAAGIQEIIIITGRGKRAIEDHFDVSFELEENLRENGKKGLLKEIQEIADLADFCYVRQRHARGLGHAILCARHLIGNEPFAVILGDDILDAPVPAIQQMIQVYGRLQAPIVGIQPVPKSEVYQYGVIKAEPIEPDLFRIEDLIEKPLPLKAPSNLAVIGRYILTPEIFKALEKTPPGKNGEIQLTDALRILARQRVMYGKKLQGVRYDAGDKLGFLKATVEFGLKRPDLGKPFLKYLKSLKLQA; this is encoded by the coding sequence ATGACCTCGTCCAACGTGATCAAGGCCATCATCCCGGCGGCGGGGTTGGGAACCCGGTTTCTACCGGCCACGAAAGCCTCTCCAAAGGAGATGCTTCCGCTGGTGGACAAGCCGTTGATTCAGTACGTCGTGGAAGAGGCGGTCGCGGCCGGCATTCAGGAGATCATCATCATCACCGGCCGGGGAAAGCGGGCCATCGAAGATCACTTCGACGTTTCGTTTGAACTGGAGGAAAACCTTCGCGAGAACGGGAAAAAAGGCCTCTTAAAGGAAATCCAGGAAATCGCGGACCTGGCCGATTTTTGTTACGTGCGCCAGAGGCATGCGCGCGGTCTGGGTCATGCCATACTGTGCGCCCGGCATTTGATCGGGAATGAACCTTTCGCGGTGATTTTGGGGGACGACATTCTGGACGCTCCGGTCCCGGCCATCCAGCAGATGATCCAGGTTTATGGACGGCTTCAAGCTCCGATTGTGGGCATCCAGCCCGTGCCCAAGTCCGAGGTTTATCAGTACGGGGTCATCAAGGCCGAGCCGATCGAGCCGGATCTTTTCCGGATCGAAGACCTGATCGAAAAGCCCCTGCCCCTGAAGGCCCCGTCCAATTTGGCCGTGATCGGTCGTTACATCCTGACGCCGGAAATCTTTAAGGCGTTGGAAAAAACGCCCCCCGGGAAAAACGGGGAGATCCAGCTGACCGACGCCCTTCGGATCCTGGCTCGGCAAAGGGTGATGTACGGCAAGAAACTCCAGGGGGTGCGCTACGACGCCGGAGACAAGTTGGGTTTTTTAAAAGCGACGGTCGAGTTCGGGTTGAAACGTCCGGATTTGGGAAAGCCGTTCCTTAAGTATCTCAAGAGTCTGAAGTTGCAGGCCTAA